From Sphingobium sp. B2D3C:
CCACGAAGATAAGCGGCTTGCCGGCGCGTTCGCACAGGTCGACCGTCGCGCCCACGGCACGCAGATCGTGCGGGCTGGGCCGGGTCGGCACCACGATCAGCTCGGCGACGCCGATGACGCTCTGAATGGCCATGGTGATCGCCGGCGGCGTATCGATGACCGCCAGCTTGAACCCCTGCTGACGCAGCGCCTCAAGATCGCCGGCGAGACGCGCGACGCTTGTCTGGGCAAAGGCGGGGTAATCGTCGCTGCGCTCGTTCCACCAATCGGAGAGCGAACCCTGCGGATCGATATCGATAAGGACGACCGGCCCCGCGCCAGCGCGCTGCGCCTGAACCGCAAGATGGCCAGACAGCGTGGTCTTTCCCGAACCGCCCTTCTGAGATGCTAGCGCCAATATCCGCACGACATTCCCCCGCTCGATCATGGATCGGGCAAGGAAATCTCACGCTTCCTTCTAAGATTCGGTTAAGTGCGCTGCCCGGCCTGCATAGGCCGCGACCCGGCTAGCCCGTCACCCACTGCGCCCGAGCGATGCCCAGGGCATGCAGCAGGACGCTGAGGTCACCCCGCTCGATGGCGGCATCGGCAGCGGCGCGCGTCTTGGGCTTGGCATGATAGGCAACGCCTAGCCCGGCCGCCTCGATCATCGGAATATCGTTCGCGCCGTCGCCAATGGCGATGGACTGCGCGGGCGACAATCCGCCCTGCTCCGCCGCTCCGAGCAGTTCGGCGCGCTTGCGTGCGGCATCGACAATCGGTTCGCCGACCGTGCCGGCAAGCTTGCCGTCCGCGATGTGCAGGGTGTTGGCAATGGCGACATCGAACCCGATCTCCTGCGCCACCGGCTGGGCAAATGGCACGAAGCCGCCGGACACCAGGATCGTGCGCGCGCCGCGTGACCGCAGGGTCTGCACCAGCGCCCGCGCGCCGGGCATCAGCCGCACCCGCTCGGCACGGCAGCGATCGATCATCGTCGCATCGAGCCCCTTGAGCAGCGCGACACGGCCGGTCAGCGCCTGCGCGAAATCCAGTTCCCCGCGCATCGCCCGCTCTGTCACCGCCGCGATTTCTTCCTTGAGGCCGGCATAATCGGCCAGCTCGTCGATGCACTCGACGGTGATCATCGTCGAATCCATATCCGCCACGAACAGACGGCAGTCGCGATTGGCCGCCGCGAGCACGAAAAGGTCGGCGGGCGGCGCCAGCGCTTCCAGCGCCGCGCGCGCAACGGCCCGGTCACCGGCGAAGGGCAGGTCGACAGCCTCACCCGCCTCGATCCAGACCGGCGCGGCGACATCGAGACCCGCCTGCGCCAGCGCATCGCGCGCGGCGGTCACGTCCCCCTGCCCAAGTCCGTCATGCGCGACTAAGGTCGCAATCATGTCCCGTCCGTCCGAAATGCCGCCAGCCATGCCTGATCCTGATTCCCTGCCCGAAATACGCGACCGGGAGCGGCCGCCGGTCGCGCTTATTGCCGGGCCGACCGCCAGCGGCAAGAGCGCAGTCGCGATGCGGCTCGCGCGGGCGACGGGCGGCATCATCATCAATGCCGATGCCAGCCAGGTCTATGCGGACCTGAATGTGCTGACCGCCCGCCCGCCCGAGGAAGATCTCGCCCAGGCCCCGCACCGCCTCTTTGGCCATATCGACGGCATGGAAGATTGCTCAGCCGCGCGCTGGGCGCAGGAGGCCAAGGCAGAAATCGATGCCGCCCATGCAAAGGGTGTTCCGGCCATTCTCGTGGGCGGCACCGGGCTTTATCTGCACACGCTGCTGCATGGCATCGCACCGGTGCCGGCGATCGACCCCGCGATTCGCGATGCCGTGCGCGCGCTGCCGGTGGCACAAAGCTATGCCGCGCTGGAACTGGAAGACCCAGTCAGTGCAGGGCGGCTCAATCCGGCGGATACCTCGCGCGTCGCGCGGGCGCTGGAGGTGGTCCGCTCGACCGGGACGCCGCTCCCCCAATGGCAGGCCCGGCGCGAAGGCGGCCTTGCGGGACACATGCGCATTCACGGTGCGGTGGTGATGCTCCCGCGCGAGGTGCTCGCCGAACGCGCCGAGCAACGGCTGGATCTCATGCTGGCGCATGGCGCCATCGAGGAGGTCGAAGCGCTCGTTCGCCGGGACATTCCGCCTGATCGACCGGTGCTGCGCGCACTCGGCGTTCGCGAACTCGCCGCGATGCTGGCGGGCGAAATCGACCGGGCGACAGCACGGGCAGCCATCCTCCAGCAGACCATTGCCTACCAGAAGCGGCAGCGGACATGGGCTCGGGGCCGGCAAGCCGGCTGGACGACCATCGATCCGCAGGCTGAGGTGACCATCGAAGACTTCAGCAGCATCGCGCCGGAGGGCCATTAACGGCCACCTGCTCGTCTGTACCAAAACCGGACACGGCTTTCGACGTGCAAGATGAACGCTTCAACGCTCTGACAAATGGTATAAAGGCCGTTCATCTTTCGCTATCCCGCACCGACGGAGACCTGTTTCATGCTCAAGCGTTCGTCCCTTGCCATCGCGCTCGGCCTCGCCGCGTTTGCCAGCGCCCCCGCCCTCGCGTCCGGCGATGCCGCTGCGGGCCTTGAAGCGCTCAAGAACTATAATCTCATCGTGCTGGGTGACGTGAACCTGAAGCATGATGTCGAGGGCAAGATGCTGGTCGGCGGCAACCTGACCGGCGCGAGCCAAGTAGGCATCGGCAATTCGAGCCAAGGCCAGACAAAGAATGCCGGTATTCCCGTTCTGACAGTAGGCGGCAATATCTCAAATGCCGATATCAAGGTGCATAACGGATCCAATGGCGGCGTCGGCACCATCGCCAGCGGCGGCAGCGCCTCGGTCGCGGGCAATGTCAGCAACAGCTGGCTGACGATGAACTCGACCCCCCGCACCGTGACGGTCGGCGGCAACTTCACGGGCAGCAATCCCAACATCGGCAATGGCGACGTCTATACGATCGGCGGCAGCTTCTCCGGCGGGACGATCAACCAGAGTGGCGGCACGCTGAATGTCGGCGGCACGGCCTCGGGCAATTTCAACGGCGGCACGCGCAACTTCAATCTCGCCTCCGGCAATTCCGGCTATGCGGCCTCGGTCTCGGCACCCATCACGGCGACGGTGACCAAGGTCTCCGACGATGTGCGCGCGCTCTCGACCGCGCTCGCCTCGCTCAACATGGCGAGCAATCCGAGCGGCTTCGACATCACCGGCACGGCCATGACGCTGAACGCCGTGGACAATGGCGCCGGCTATGCGCTGTTCTCCTTCAATGCGGCCGACTTCGCCTCGATCAACAGCCTGAAGTACAACTTCTCGGGCACGACGCCGGTCATCATCAATGTGTTCGGCACCGATGTGAACCTAGGCTTCAACTCCAACGGCGCAAATCAGGCGAACAACCAGCAGGTCATCTGGAACTTCGTGAACGCAGAGACGCTCAACTTCTCCGGCAACATTTTTTATGGCTCGGTCCTGGCGCCCAGCGCCAGCCTGCTGATCCACACCCCGATCGAAGGTTCGGTCGTGGTCGGGCGCTATACTGATGGCAATGGCGGCGAGATCCACCTCGGCACCTTCAACGGCAACCTCAATCTGGTGCCCGTGCCCGAGCCTTCCACCTGGGCGATGATGATCATGGGCCTGGGCCTGACCGGTCTGGCGATGCGTCGCCGCGCGAAGACCGTCGCCTTCGCCTGACGGCCACGATCTTCATCATCCTTGAAAAGCTGGAACGGCGCTGACTTCGGTCGGCGCCGTTTCCATTTGGGCCGCTGGCGAGAGCATGCCCGTCCAATAAAATGTTGCAAATTTTTCCGTTATTGTAATTTTATTACTCAATATTGATTTGACACGGCATTTTATAATCCATAGAGGCACCAACCTTGTCAGGGCAGCTCCTTTCGACCAAGGGCGCTGCTAATGGTTTTCAAGGAGTTTCCCGTGGCCGAGAGAAGCGGCGCCGACATTCTGGTTCAATGCCTGCTCGATCTGGGGGTCGACACCGTGTTCGGCTATCCTGGCGGCGCGGTGCTGCCGATCTATGATACGATCTACGATCACCCGAAGATCCAGCACATTCTCGTCCGCCACGAGCAGGCTGCGGCCCACGCCGCCGAGGGCTATGCCCGTTCGACCGGCAAGCCCGGCGTCGTGCTCGTCACATCCGGCCCCGGCGCGACCAACGCGATCACCGGCATCACCGATGCGCTGATGGATTCCATCCCGATGGTCGTCATCACCGGGCAGGTGCCGACGACGCTGATCGGCACGGACGCGTTTCAGGAAGCCGATACGGTCGGCCTCACGCGCCACTGCACTAAGCATAATTATCTGGTGAAGAGCCCGGCCGATCTGGCCGCGACGGTGCACGAGGCGTTCCACATCGCGACCTCCGGCCGCCCCGGTCCGGTCGTGATCGATATTCCCAAGGACGTGCAGGTTGCCACCGCCGCCTATGAAAAGCCCTCGCTGAACGCCCATCCCAGCTACCGGCCGCAAACCGAGCCGGACGCGGAGATGATCGACAAGGCCATTACGCTCATTCTCGATGCCAAGCAGCCGGTCCTCTATACGGGCGGCGGCGTCATCAATTCCGGCCCCGCGGCCAGCGAAGCGCTGCGCGCGCTGGCCGACATGCTCGGCGCACCGGTTACCTCGACGCTGATGGGCCTGGGCGCCTACCCCGCCGCCTCGTCGCAATGGCTGGGCATGCTGGGGATGCACGGTACCTACGAAGCCAATTTCGCGATGAACAAGGCTGATCTCATTCTGGCGCTGGGTTCGCGGTTCGATGACCGCGTGACCGGCCGGCTGGATGCGTTCGCCCCGCTCAGCAAGAAGATCCATGTCGATATCGACCGCGGCTCGATCAACAAGATCGTGCCGGTGGACGTGCCCGTCGTTGCCGATGTCGGCCGCGCGATCGAGGCGATCATCGCTGGCCTCAAGGCGCGCGGGTTCAAGAAGCCCGATTATAGCGGCTGGTGGTCGCAGATCGACGAGTGGCGCGCACGCAAGAGCCTCGATTATGTCGAGACCGGCGAGGAGATCATGCCGCAGCGGGCCATCGCCGAGCTCTATAACGCGACCCGCGACCGCGACACGATCATCACGACCGAAGTCGGCCAGCACCAGATGTGGGCGGCCCAGCACTACCATTTCGAGGAGCCGAACAAGTGGCTCACCTCAGGCGGGCTCGGCACCATGGGTTATGGCTTCCCCGCCGCGATCGGCGCCCAGCTCGGCAACCCCGATTCGCTGGTGATCGACGTGGCCGGCGATGCCTCGATCCAGATGAACATCCAGGAGCTTGGCACGGCGATCCAGTATCGCCTGCCGGTCAAGATCTTCATTTTGAACAACGAATATATGGGCATGGTCCGCCAGTGGCAGGAACTCACTTATGAGAGCCGCTATTCGCACAGCTATTCGGACAGCCTGCCCGATTTCGTGAAGCTGGCCGAAGCTTATGGCGCGACCGGCATTCGCATCGAGACGATGGACGAGCTGATCCCCGGCATCCGTCGGATGATCGACACGCCGGGCCCGGTCATTGTCGATTGCCGGGTGGCCAAGCTCTCCAACTGCTTCCCGATGATCCCGTCTGGTGCGGCGCATACCGATATGCTGCTCGACCCCAGCCAGGTCTCCGGGACGATGGACGACGAGGCCAGGGCACTGGTCTGATGACCCAGCCCGTCCGCCTTCGCCTCCATGTCAGCGAGCCGTTCGATTTCGAGCGGCACAATGAGAGTGCCGACCTGTTCGGCACGACGCGCGACCATGGCGACGAGGATGCGGGCGAGTGGGTGATCGAACTGGAAAGCCGGTTTCAATTCAACGAGCAGGATTATGACAGCGTTCTGGTGTCGCCCCGCTATGTTGGAGAGCCGCTGCGCCGGGTGTTCGATGCGATGCTGGGCGAACCGGTGCGCATTGCCCACCGCACGCCCGAGGGCTGGCATTATGCGATGACGGGCATGCTCTCGGTCGCGCCGCCAGCCAGTGACGGCCCGGCCGGGACGCCAGACAATCCAACCGGTCTCTGACCGACCTGATTTTGAACCCATTGCGATTTCTTGACGAGGACGAAGAGTGATGCACATCCGCCAGGAGGACAGCGAACGCCATGTGCTGTCCGTCACGGTCACCAACGAGGCAGGCATTCTCGCGCGGATCGCGGGTCTGTTTTCGGCACGCGGCTACAATATCGAGAGCCTGACCGTCGCGGACGTGAGCGCGGACCACAAGGTCAGCCGCATCACCATCGTGACCAATGGCCCGCCGCGCGTGATCGACCAGATCATTGCCCAGCTGGAGCGACTTGTGCCGGTGCACAAGGTGACCGACCTCACCGAAATCGGCCCCTTCGTGGAGCGCGAACTGGCGCTAGTGAAGGTCGCCGGCACGGGCGAGGCGCGCATCGAGGCGCTGCGGCTGGCGGACGTGTTCCGCGCCAAGGTGGTCGATACCACGCTGGAGAGCTTCGTCTTCGAGATCACCGGGCCGAGCAACAAGGTCGATACGTTCGTCGGCCTGATGCGCGAGCTGGGGCTCGTTGAAGTGGGCCGCACCGGCGTTGTCGGGATGCTGCGGGGCGCCGCCGCCTGAATTTAGCCAGTCCACCCCGCAGAAAACCGCGACACCGGCTTGGCTTTGCCGGCTGAAAGGTGCAGGAGCGGTCCGCCGGCGGGGGCCGACACGAGATTTTTACATGGATGCCGACACAGGTCGGCCCGACGAACTGAAAGAGAAGGGTTCTGGGAAATGCGTGTTTATTACGATCGCGATGCCGATATCGGCCTCATCAAGGGCAAGAAGGTCGCCATCCTCGGCTATGGCAGCCAGGGCCATGCCCATGCGCAAAACCTGCGCGATTCGGGCGTTGCTGAAGTCGCGATCGCGCTGCGTCCCGGCTCGCCCTCGGCTACCAAGGCAGAAGGCGCCGGCTTCAAGGTGCTCGCAAATGCGGATGCTGCCAAGTGGGCCGACGTGCTGATGATCCTCGCGCCGGACGAGCATCAGGCCGCGATCTACGAGAATGACATCAAGGGCAATCTCCGTCCCGGCGCCGCGCTGGCGTTCGCCCACGGTCTCAACGTCCACTTCGGCCTCATCGAGCCGCCGGCAGATGTCGACGTGATCATGATCGCGCCGAAGGGCCCGGGCCACACCGTGCGCGGCGAATATGTGAAGGGCGGCGGCGTGCCGTGCCTCATCGCCGTTCATCAGGACGCGACCGGCAATGCCCATGACATCGCCCTCTCCTACGCCTCGGGCGTCGGTGGCGGTCGCTCGGGCATCATCGAGACCAACTTCAAGGAAGAGTGCGAGACCGACCTGTTCGGCGAGCAGGCTGTTCTGTGCGGTGGCTTGACCCACCTGATCCAGGCCGGTTTCGAGACGCTGGTGGAAGCCGGTTACGCGCCGGAGATGGCCTATTTCGAGTGCCTCCACGAGGTGAAGCTCATCGTCGACCTGATGTATGAGGGCGGCATCGCCAACATGCGCTACTCGATCTCGAACACCGCCGAATATGGCGACATCACCACCGGTCCGCGCATCATCACCGAAGAGACCAAGTGGGAGATGAAGAAGGTACTGGAGGACATCCAGTCCGGCCGCTTCGTCAAGAACTTCGTGCTCGACAACCGCGCCGGCCAGCCGGAGCTGAAGGCCAGCCGCAAGGCCGCTGCCGCCCACCCGATCGAGCAGACCGGCGCCCAGCTGCGCGCCATGATGCCCTGGATCGGCGCCAACAAGCTGGTGGATCAGGCCAAGAACTGAGCCTTTTCCGGTATAGTCCAGATATGGGGCGGCGGACCGTTGGTTCGCCGCCCTTTCTGTTACGCGCTGCCGTTCACCAGATCGCCCAGCGCCTGCCATGGGGCGATGTCCCAGTAACGCCGCGCCGAACCGGATGGCGAAGGCAGCACGAACAGCCGCGTCGTCCCAATGCGCTCACTCTGTTCGCCCAGCGCGATCCGGCCCGTCGGGCGATCGAGCAGACGGCTGGCGCCGGTCTTGCTGGTGAAGGCGAGGACTGCGGGCTGATAGCGCAGCATTTTTTGGCGCAGCACCGCCCCATCCAGCGCGTCGGCCGGAAGCTCGGCATCATTGCCAAAATGGCCCTTGGCGAGATCGGTAAGGCCGATGCCCAGATCCAGCAATCGCGGATAATCGCCCGGCGAGAACCGCTCCGGCGTCAGCCCGACCTCGTGCAGCGTGCGCCAGAACAAATTGGTCGGATTGGCATAATAAGCGCGCGCCTGTGCAGACTGGCGTCCGAGCGCCGTTCCGCAGAAGACCAGCCGCAAGCCCGGTGCCAACAGGTCCGGCACGGTGAAGTCTTCCGGTAACGGACCTGATCTCGGCAGTAGCGTCATGGCTCTCATGTAGGCGTGCGCTGAGGGGGTATAAGACCAAAAACGCCTCCCCGTCATGCGGAGAGGCGTTTTTTTTGGTTCGCATCACGCGTTCGTAATGCTCGGATTGGGCACCACCGCCGGCTCGCCGCGCGTCTTCCACAAGGAGTAGAACACGCCGCCCGCCAGAATGACGAAGGTGACGCTGAGCGACACCACCGGCGGGATCTTGGCGATGCCGAGCGCATCGGCCAAGACGATCTTGGAGCCGATGAACACCAGCAACAGGCTGAGCGCATATTTGAGGTAATGGAAGCGATGCACCATCGCCGCCAGGGCGAAATACAGCGCGCGCAGGCCCAGAATGGCGAAGATGTTCGAGGTGTAGACGATAAACGGATCGGTGGTGATGGCGAAGATCGCCGGGACCGAGTCTACCGCGAACACCACGTCGACGAACTCGACCATCAGCAGCGCCAGGAACAGCGGCGTCATGTAACGGACCGTCCGCCCTGTCGCACCATCAGGCAGCTTCACCCAGAAATGATGGCCATGCAGCTCCTCCGTCACCCGGAAGCGGCGCTTGATCCACCGGAGCACGGGCGATTTGCCGACCTCATACTCGGCTTCTGCATTGCGCCACATCTTGATGCCGGTGAAGATGAGGAAGGCGGCGAAGACATACAGCACCCAATCCCAGCGCTGAACGGCCGCGGCACCGAAGCCGATCATGAGCGCGCGCAGCACGATGACGCCGAGAATGCCCCAGAACAGCACGCGGTGCTGGTACAGGCGCGGAATGCCGAAATAGGTGAAGATCATCGCGATGACGAAGACATTGTCCATCGCCAGGCTCTTCTCGACCACGAAGCCCGTGACGTAATTCAGGCCCGCCGTCGGCCCAAGCTGCCACCAGATCCAGCCGCCGAAGGCCAGACCAAGCGTGATGTAGAAGGCGGACATGGCGAGGCTCTCGCGCACGCCGATTTCCTTCTCCTCCTTGTGCAGCACGCCCAGATCGAAGACCAGCAGGGCCAGCACAAGGCCCATGAACATGAGCCACATCCACGCCGGCTTGCCGAGCCAGAGAATATCCAGAACTTCCATGCGTTAGGCCCCCAGTGCCCGGGGACCGGCCAGCGACCGGCGCAAGCGGCTCATCAGCACGTCGCGGCGCAGACGCAAGCGCGCGACGAGGCGCCCATCGGGCCGCGCCTTGCAGCGTTCACTGGACAGCGCATCATCGACGCGCTGCAGCAGGACCATCAAATTGAACGTGAAGATATTCATGAACGTCATCCTCCAAAGTGCTTTGCACGTGATCGGATGACTGGATGCCTGAGCCTGAAAAGCCGAACCTGCACCGGTATCACCCGATGCGGTCCGACATCGCGACGCGCTCATTTTTTTGAGCGCTGCGCCAGAGGGGCCCGGTCCGCAGCCCGCATTTTGGAGATATCCCGGCAGGTTTCAAGAGGGCGATGCGAAAAAACTTGCGTCGAGCGGCGACCGAGGCGCTATGCCAGATCACATCGCGCCTGCCGGGCCGCGAAGCCCGAGGTCTCGATCCCCATGCCACTCGATCCCCTCTACATTCTGTGCGCGGTGGTCGCCGTGGTGATTTCCGGCCTTGCCAAGGGTGGCTTTTCCGGTGCGGGCTCGCTGGCCATGCCCATTCTTGCGCTCGCCATCGATCCGGTGCGCGCCGCGGCTATCCTGCTGCCGATCCTGATCGTGCAGGACGTGGTGGGCGTCTGGGCGTTCCGCCGCACCTGGGATGGGCATGTGCTCGCGGTGATGATCCCCGGCATGACCATTGGCGTGGCGCTGGGCTATTTCTTCTCCGCGCAGGTCTCGGCGGATGTGGTGCTGGGCGTACTCGGCGCGATCTCGATCCTGTTCGGGCTGCAGCGCCTGTGGGTCGAGCGAGGCCATGCGATCACCCTGCCCTCCAATTCCCCGGCATGGCTGGGCGTGCTGTTCGGCGTCGCATCGGGCTTCACCAGCCACGTCGCCCATGCCGGTTCGCCGCCCTTCCAGATGTGGGTGCTACCGCGCAAGCTGCCGCGCGATACGCTCGTCGGCACAACCGCCATCGCCTTTGCGGTGATGAACTGGATCAAGGTGCCGGCCTATGCCGCGCTCGGCCAGTTCACCCACGCCAATCTGCTCGCAACCGCTGCGCTGATCCCCCTCGCCCTCATCTCCACGATGCTGGGCGTGAAGCTGGTCCGCAAGGTCGATCCGGAGCGCTTCTATGTGCTGATCTATGTCCTGATGATCCTGCTGGGCGTGAAACTGCTCGCCGATGCGCTGATGTAAATCCGGCGCGCTCCGCGCCGCACCCTTGCATTCCCCTGATGACAGCGGCGAGCGGCACGCTATGCTAAGGCGTATCGTTCTCAATCCCCCTCGCAGACGATCAGGAGACACAGATATGCGCCTCATTCACGCTGCCCTTCCCGCTCTTCTTCTTGCCGGCATCACCGGCGGGCTGGTCGCACAGCCCGGC
This genomic window contains:
- a CDS encoding TerC family protein, whose translation is MEVLDILWLGKPAWMWLMFMGLVLALLVFDLGVLHKEEKEIGVRESLAMSAFYITLGLAFGGWIWWQLGPTAGLNYVTGFVVEKSLAMDNVFVIAMIFTYFGIPRLYQHRVLFWGILGVIVLRALMIGFGAAAVQRWDWVLYVFAAFLIFTGIKMWRNAEAEYEVGKSPVLRWIKRRFRVTEELHGHHFWVKLPDGATGRTVRYMTPLFLALLMVEFVDVVFAVDSVPAIFAITTDPFIVYTSNIFAILGLRALYFALAAMVHRFHYLKYALSLLLVFIGSKIVLADALGIAKIPPVVSLSVTFVILAGGVFYSLWKTRGEPAVVPNPSITNA
- the ilvC gene encoding ketol-acid reductoisomerase codes for the protein MRVYYDRDADIGLIKGKKVAILGYGSQGHAHAQNLRDSGVAEVAIALRPGSPSATKAEGAGFKVLANADAAKWADVLMILAPDEHQAAIYENDIKGNLRPGAALAFAHGLNVHFGLIEPPADVDVIMIAPKGPGHTVRGEYVKGGGVPCLIAVHQDATGNAHDIALSYASGVGGGRSGIIETNFKEECETDLFGEQAVLCGGLTHLIQAGFETLVEAGYAPEMAYFECLHEVKLIVDLMYEGGIANMRYSISNTAEYGDITTGPRIITEETKWEMKKVLEDIQSGRFVKNFVLDNRAGQPELKASRKAAAAHPIEQTGAQLRAMMPWIGANKLVDQAKN
- a CDS encoding acetolactate synthase 3 large subunit, with translation MAERSGADILVQCLLDLGVDTVFGYPGGAVLPIYDTIYDHPKIQHILVRHEQAAAHAAEGYARSTGKPGVVLVTSGPGATNAITGITDALMDSIPMVVITGQVPTTLIGTDAFQEADTVGLTRHCTKHNYLVKSPADLAATVHEAFHIATSGRPGPVVIDIPKDVQVATAAYEKPSLNAHPSYRPQTEPDAEMIDKAITLILDAKQPVLYTGGGVINSGPAASEALRALADMLGAPVTSTLMGLGAYPAASSQWLGMLGMHGTYEANFAMNKADLILALGSRFDDRVTGRLDAFAPLSKKIHVDIDRGSINKIVPVDVPVVADVGRAIEAIIAGLKARGFKKPDYSGWWSQIDEWRARKSLDYVETGEEIMPQRAIAELYNATRDRDTIITTEVGQHQMWAAQHYHFEEPNKWLTSGGLGTMGYGFPAAIGAQLGNPDSLVIDVAGDASIQMNIQELGTAIQYRLPVKIFILNNEYMGMVRQWQELTYESRYSHSYSDSLPDFVKLAEAYGATGIRIETMDELIPGIRRMIDTPGPVIVDCRVAKLSNCFPMIPSGAAHTDMLLDPSQVSGTMDDEARALV
- a CDS encoding collagen-binding domain-containing protein, which translates into the protein MLKRSSLAIALGLAAFASAPALASGDAAAGLEALKNYNLIVLGDVNLKHDVEGKMLVGGNLTGASQVGIGNSSQGQTKNAGIPVLTVGGNISNADIKVHNGSNGGVGTIASGGSASVAGNVSNSWLTMNSTPRTVTVGGNFTGSNPNIGNGDVYTIGGSFSGGTINQSGGTLNVGGTASGNFNGGTRNFNLASGNSGYAASVSAPITATVTKVSDDVRALSTALASLNMASNPSGFDITGTAMTLNAVDNGAGYALFSFNAADFASINSLKYNFSGTTPVIINVFGTDVNLGFNSNGANQANNQQVIWNFVNAETLNFSGNIFYGSVLAPSASLLIHTPIEGSVVVGRYTDGNGGEIHLGTFNGNLNLVPVPEPSTWAMMIMGLGLTGLAMRRRAKTVAFA
- a CDS encoding sulfite exporter TauE/SafE family protein — protein: MPLDPLYILCAVVAVVISGLAKGGFSGAGSLAMPILALAIDPVRAAAILLPILIVQDVVGVWAFRRTWDGHVLAVMIPGMTIGVALGYFFSAQVSADVVLGVLGAISILFGLQRLWVERGHAITLPSNSPAWLGVLFGVASGFTSHVAHAGSPPFQMWVLPRKLPRDTLVGTTAIAFAVMNWIKVPAYAALGQFTHANLLATAALIPLALISTMLGVKLVRKVDPERFYVLIYVLMILLGVKLLADALM
- the serB gene encoding phosphoserine phosphatase SerB, translating into MAGGISDGRDMIATLVAHDGLGQGDVTAARDALAQAGLDVAAPVWIEAGEAVDLPFAGDRAVARAALEALAPPADLFVLAAANRDCRLFVADMDSTMITVECIDELADYAGLKEEIAAVTERAMRGELDFAQALTGRVALLKGLDATMIDRCRAERVRLMPGARALVQTLRSRGARTILVSGGFVPFAQPVAQEIGFDVAIANTLHIADGKLAGTVGEPIVDAARKRAELLGAAEQGGLSPAQSIAIGDGANDIPMIEAAGLGVAYHAKPKTRAAADAAIERGDLSVLLHALGIARAQWVTG
- a CDS encoding ParA family protein, coding for MRILALASQKGGSGKTTLSGHLAVQAQRAGAGPVVLIDIDPQGSLSDWWNERSDDYPAFAQTSVARLAGDLEALRQQGFKLAVIDTPPAITMAIQSVIGVAELIVVPTRPSPHDLRAVGATVDLCERAGKPLIFVVNAATPRARITSEAAIALSQHGTVAPVTIHQRTDFASSMIDGRTVMDFDPKGRSAQEVEQLWSYVADRLERNFRRTVFSPTHVAAAMSRQTGFGRRVVQG
- the ilvN gene encoding acetolactate synthase small subunit, with the protein product MHIRQEDSERHVLSVTVTNEAGILARIAGLFSARGYNIESLTVADVSADHKVSRITIVTNGPPRVIDQIIAQLERLVPVHKVTDLTEIGPFVERELALVKVAGTGEARIEALRLADVFRAKVVDTTLESFVFEITGPSNKVDTFVGLMRELGLVEVGRTGVVGMLRGAAA
- a CDS encoding mismatch-specific DNA-glycosylase, with the protein product MTLLPRSGPLPEDFTVPDLLAPGLRLVFCGTALGRQSAQARAYYANPTNLFWRTLHEVGLTPERFSPGDYPRLLDLGIGLTDLAKGHFGNDAELPADALDGAVLRQKMLRYQPAVLAFTSKTGASRLLDRPTGRIALGEQSERIGTTRLFVLPSPSGSARRYWDIAPWQALGDLVNGSA
- the miaA gene encoding tRNA (adenosine(37)-N6)-dimethylallyltransferase MiaA, which encodes MPDPDSLPEIRDRERPPVALIAGPTASGKSAVAMRLARATGGIIINADASQVYADLNVLTARPPEEDLAQAPHRLFGHIDGMEDCSAARWAQEAKAEIDAAHAKGVPAILVGGTGLYLHTLLHGIAPVPAIDPAIRDAVRALPVAQSYAALELEDPVSAGRLNPADTSRVARALEVVRSTGTPLPQWQARREGGLAGHMRIHGAVVMLPREVLAERAEQRLDLMLAHGAIEEVEALVRRDIPPDRPVLRALGVRELAAMLAGEIDRATARAAILQQTIAYQKRQRTWARGRQAGWTTIDPQAEVTIEDFSSIAPEGH